One genomic region from Chrysiogenia bacterium encodes:
- the thiS gene encoding sulfur carrier protein ThiS, with protein MQIQINGEPTEITEEFTIAGLLEHLKIEPEQVAVEMNRQVVPRGAWDETTVREGAAIEIVRFVGGG; from the coding sequence GTGCAGATTCAGATTAACGGTGAACCAACTGAAATTACTGAAGAATTTACAATTGCAGGGCTCCTGGAGCATCTGAAAATCGAGCCCGAACAGGTCGCTGTCGAGATGAACCGTCAGGTCGTCCCCCGCGGCGCCTGGGACGAAACCACTGTCCGGGAAGGCGCAGCGATCGAGATCGTTCGCTTCGTGGGAGGCGGCTGA